The window ACCCTAAGTTTACGCCGAGTCGTACCTGGGATAACAAATTGATTGTTTCGCGCGCGGAAATTAACCGTGCTTGTGTTAATATACCATACGCACGATAGACAATATCTTCAACTTCACTGCGCATTTCTTTCTGCAAATGAAACCGAGCAGTCTGTTCACGACCAATAATCTGTTTCACATAATTTTCAAGATTAGTAACGATGGTCTCTTCCGATTGTCCTAACGTTGTCTGATTTGATATCTGATATAAATCTCCATAAACTTCGCTTCCCTCTCCATATAATCCACGAAAAGTTAACCCGAGTTGGTTGATTGAATGCAGGATGCGGTCTATCTGTTTTGTCAATCCCAATGCCGGAAGATGCAGCATAGCAGATGCACGAATTCCTGTTCCAACATTGGTGGGACAAGCGGTTAAATATCCGATATGCGCGTGAACTGCATAGGGTAAATATTGCGATAATTCATCATCAACCGCGTTAATTTCCTGCCAGGCATTTTTTATCTGGAATCCGGGGTAGATACACTGGAGTCGCAAATGGTCTTCCTCATTAATCATCACACTAATCGCTTCTGTCTCGTTGATTACAACCGCCCGTTGTTTTCCACCTTTCGAAAGTTCCTGCGAAATCAGATGCCGTTCTAAGAGAAACTGCCGATCGAGTTTAGATGTTTGGTCAAGGAAGATAGAGTCCGCCGATTTCAATCGGTCAGTCTGTTTCATTGCTGCAAGAGCGAGTTGTACAATCTGTTCTAGTTCAGTCGAATTTGCTCGTTGCGGAAAACAATACCCTGCCACATTCCGAGCCAACCGAACTCGACTCGAAATAACCGTTTCGTATAACGGACCTACCGCAGCAAACCAAACAGTATGCTGACTCCGGGATATTGTCCTCGCCATATGATAAAATTTAAAACCAGAAGTTAGAAGTTAAATTTCAGAATTCAACCAAATCTGATTTTTGCTTTTTGCCTTCTGTTTCATTTTAGGTTTTTTTGATTCTTTAACAACTTCGCTGCATGGTCAGCAAGTTCCGCTAAATTATGCTGTTCAAAGACTTCCAGTAAACATTTTTGCGCTTTCTTCCAGACAGGATATAGCGGACATTTTTCGCTTCGGTCACAGCCCATGTTCCGAATTAAACAGCGATTTAAAAATATTGGTCCCTCAACCCCTTCAATGATTTCACGTAACGTTATCCGTGAAGCGGGTCTGGCTAACACGTATCCGCCTTTACTCCCTCGAACCGATTTAACTAACCCTTTCTTCGACAACTGCTGGAAAATTTTTATCATAAACGCCCGAGGGGTATTTTGTGCTATACATAAATCTTTAAGCAGCACTACCTTTTTATCGCGATACAATGCTAAATATACCATTCCACGAATCGCATATTCGCCCATTCGAGTTAATTCCATAATAGCTATCCCCAAAAATAATACGAATAAACCAGCATTCCACCCTATCGTTTCCGTGTATTATATTATATCATTTTATCAGGAAAATGGTAAAGTCAGAGTTATTGATATTAGTCGTTAGTTAAAAATATGGTTAGAAAAATAAGGTATGTGGTTAAAACTTAATTTCAACCTCTTATTAACGTGTAACTCATCAAGGAGTTCTCTATGCAATCGCTTCTCTTACATGTTTGCTGTGGCCCCTGTGCAACGCAGGTTATTCGGGTTCTATCGCAGGAATATTCCGTAACAGGATTTTTCTATAATCCGAACATTTTCCCCGAAGAAGAATATCAGCGGAGAGTAGCGTCGTTCCGCCGGTTAGCCGAACAATTCCATCTCCCCTATCAAATCGGAAATTATGATTATACTCGCTGGGAAGAAGCTGTTCAAGGATATACAACCGAACCAGAAGGTAAAACCAGATGTTCAATCTGCTATCGATTCCGATTAGAGCGAACCGCTCAACAAGCAATAAAGACAGGTTTTAGTCTATTTACCACCACACTCACGATTAGTCCGCATAAATCCGCTAGGGTTATTAATCCCATCGGACTCGACTTGGCGCAACAGTACCATATTTCCTTTTATCAAGCGGATTTTAAGAAAAAAGATGGATTTAAACAGAGTTGTTCTCTCGCAAAAGAATATAATCTTTATCGACAAACTTACTGCGGATGCAAATATAGTCTTCGCAAATAACCCCTATAATACACTACACAAGTATATACAAAATATATACCAATCAAGATTGAACGGCATCTATTTAGATTTGTTATTGATATTATTATGGTTAGCTAGTAAAGTCCTATATTCAGACTTTGACTAAATATTAGATAATCAGCGGTGAATCAAATATATTTGAAGTTATTCGTATAACTCAAACCAAGAAACCCCGGTCACCTGAACAAACCCGGTCATGATAATCGTATAATCTTGTTGGCTGCCGGTAAGCGAGCCCGTATGGCTAACTTGAATTTGGTATGGTCCGACCTCAACCGGAGCATCGATAACTATTTGTTCAACATTATCGAGATGATTCGGTCCAAGCGTAGTCGCTGCTTTCGCTGGATTGGTTTTGTCTAACTGATACGGATATCTAATCGTAGTCGATGGTGTGACAACCATCAAATCTAAATCGTTTACTAACGTTGGAGTTGCGTCATCTAATCCGCCGGTGTTCGCATTCCCCGCAGGGTCAGTCCAGACCAAGGTAACTTTAATCGGTTGGGTTCCATCGCTTATACGGGTATACGTTTTCGGGGAACCAAAATAGGTATCATTAACAATATATTTATTGTTGATTGCGGTCGTTGCATTCGCAACGAGTAAATCTGCTGCACCACGGCCATTAAGTAATCCCCAACCGAATCGGTAGTCCGGACCGGCAGTGTTGCCAGCTTCAAAAGCAGTATGGATCAGAATCGCTTTCATTTCAGCAGCTGTTGGTCGTGCGAGCGCTCCATGCTGCTGACGATACAATTGGGTTAATAATCCGATAGTTCCGGTAACCACTGGAGTTGCATGAGACGTACCGGAATTAACTAAATGGGCATAATCGTGGGTGCTATAAGTCGAATAAACATTGATTCCACTAGCGCAGAGGTCAGGTTTAATTCTTCCGTCATCAGGAGGACCCCAACTACTAAAAGTTGTCATCCGAATTGAATCCGTTGAAAACGGGTCGGCTAATATATAATATACCGCTCCGACAACAATAACGTTTTTCGCTACTGCTATTCCCTCGAGCGTATCAAATCCACCGCTATCCCAGGCATCACTTGAATGGATACAATAAAACGTATGAACTGGTGTAGGCCATTCATCTCCATGATAATGGGCGCCACTGGTGCCGACATCAGTCCGGTCATTTCCGGCAGCACGGCAGACGATTATATTGGTATCATAAACGATATCATCTACTTCAGCAGATTCAACGATATATTTGCCAAATAGATAATCTTCAGTTAAATTGACGGTCGTATCGCCAAACCACCACCAATCCGTAGTAAACAATCCCGATTCGGGATGCCATCCTCTCACATAACCATACGAATGGTTCGAAGCGATTATCGTTAGCGCAGCTGAACGCAGTTCAGGAAAATCATTGTTCCAATCATAAGCCCATAGTGTTCCTTCATACGCCATACCGAGCGTTAACGGTTCTGTCGCTCCGTTGCCAACCATTGTTCCCGCAACATGGGTCGCATGACCTGACATACCCGCCGGCGAATCTTTCTGGATAACCCGGCTGGTAGCAAAATCATAATGTGTTGCACGAACTGACCCTTCATCCCATTCACCGAGGATGACCCCTGCACCGGTTAGGTTATATCCCGCATCTCCACCCGGTTGAATCTGGTCGATATCGGACGTATCTGCTGCTTTCCGGTTGAACGGGATTTTAGGATTCGGGGTCAGCCAGAGTTGATATACCGCATCTTCATTCGCAAGTTCAAGAATTTGCTTTTTGGTTAGATAAACCGCTTGTTGTTTAGAACCGATACTACCACAGGTATCATTAGATAATTTCATATAAACCTTATTTTTTTCTTCTGCAGTAACATCGGGGTAGAAATAGATTATTACGGCAAGTTTATCCTGTTCACCCATCATTGTAAGTCTTTTTTTAATTCCATATGCAAGTTTATCCTGTGGGTCGATATTCCCGACCCCATATACGAAATCTAATGATTTTACTGTAGCTAAATTTTCTTTTTTTACGGTAGCAAAATAAGCGTTAACTGGAAGATATTGATGGAGGATAACTTCTAATTCTGTTAGTTTTTGCTTCTCTGCTATACTGAGTGGTTTCGTAAATTGGATTATAAGATGCCCCCGAGCTCCAGCTATGGTTGCTGAAGATGTTCGTAATTTCAGATCTAGTTGCCGGCCTCCAATATAAACCAGATTTTCCGAATAAACGATACCTGCGCCGACTATCATCAACATCAACACAATCATTATATAACTTTTTCTAAAGTGGTTCATAATCGTATTACTCCGATATAATACATATTTTTTATAATTATTTAACAATAGCGCATAATCGGTTTTCTGTCAACAAAATCAGCGGCGGTTTGCCTGATATATTTTTTGTATTTTCTCTGGTTATCGCTTTATTTTGCATAGCATTTTCAAATTGTGATATAGTTAAAAATGATATTGCTCTATGCTAATCTATTTAGTCTGAAGAATGTCGAAGGATGTAACCTGCGCTTGGAGTTATGAAAAAATCTTACTTAGTTTGTACAAGTTGTAAGTCGACTTATTCCATTACCCGAGCTGCACCCCGATGCGACGTCTGCGCTGAACCGCTCGAAGTAAGGATTCAATATTTCAAAT is drawn from bacterium and contains these coding sequences:
- a CDS encoding epoxyqueuosine reductase QueH → MQSLLLHVCCGPCATQVIRVLSQEYSVTGFFYNPNIFPEEEYQRRVASFRRLAEQFHLPYQIGNYDYTRWEEAVQGYTTEPEGKTRCSICYRFRLERTAQQAIKTGFSLFTTTLTISPHKSARVINPIGLDLAQQYHISFYQADFKKKDGFKQSCSLAKEYNLYRQTYCGCKYSLRK
- a CDS encoding S8 family serine peptidase — its product is MNHFRKSYIMIVLMLMIVGAGIVYSENLVYIGGRQLDLKLRTSSATIAGARGHLIIQFTKPLSIAEKQKLTELEVILHQYLPVNAYFATVKKENLATVKSLDFVYGVGNIDPQDKLAYGIKKRLTMMGEQDKLAVIIYFYPDVTAEEKNKVYMKLSNDTCGSIGSKQQAVYLTKKQILELANEDAVYQLWLTPNPKIPFNRKAADTSDIDQIQPGGDAGYNLTGAGVILGEWDEGSVRATHYDFATSRVIQKDSPAGMSGHATHVAGTMVGNGATEPLTLGMAYEGTLWAYDWNNDFPELRSAALTIIASNHSYGYVRGWHPESGLFTTDWWWFGDTTVNLTEDYLFGKYIVESAEVDDIVYDTNIIVCRAAGNDRTDVGTSGAHYHGDEWPTPVHTFYCIHSSDAWDSGGFDTLEGIAVAKNVIVVGAVYYILADPFSTDSIRMTTFSSWGPPDDGRIKPDLCASGINVYSTYSTHDYAHLVNSGTSHATPVVTGTIGLLTQLYRQQHGALARPTAAEMKAILIHTAFEAGNTAGPDYRFGWGLLNGRGAADLLVANATTAINNKYIVNDTYFGSPKTYTRISDGTQPIKVTLVWTDPAGNANTGGLDDATPTLVNDLDLMVVTPSTTIRYPYQLDKTNPAKAATTLGPNHLDNVEQIVIDAPVEVGPYQIQVSHTGSLTGSQQDYTIIMTGFVQVTGVSWFELYE
- a CDS encoding Rrf2 family transcriptional regulator; amino-acid sequence: MELTRMGEYAIRGMVYLALYRDKKVVLLKDLCIAQNTPRAFMIKIFQQLSKKGLVKSVRGSKGGYVLARPASRITLREIIEGVEGPIFLNRCLIRNMGCDRSEKCPLYPVWKKAQKCLLEVFEQHNLAELADHAAKLLKNQKNLK
- a CDS encoding protein arginine kinase; translation: MARTISRSQHTVWFAAVGPLYETVISSRVRLARNVAGYCFPQRANSTELEQIVQLALAAMKQTDRLKSADSIFLDQTSKLDRQFLLERHLISQELSKGGKQRAVVINETEAISVMINEEDHLRLQCIYPGFQIKNAWQEINAVDDELSQYLPYAVHAHIGYLTACPTNVGTGIRASAMLHLPALGLTKQIDRILHSINQLGLTFRGLYGEGSEVYGDLYQISNQTTLGQSEETIVTNLENYVKQIIGREQTARFHLQKEMRSEVEDIVYRAYGILTQARLISARETINLLSQVRLGVNLGWIDIPLVTINELMFITQPAHLQRLFGKELDSRMRDILRAKLIRERLT